A section of the Agarivorans litoreus genome encodes:
- a CDS encoding tetratricopeptide repeat protein produces MIINKFLVALCLLCVTNLSFADQQANEYELAVKAFYSGEENEAFIHLKNALKANPEHLSSKLLLAKVYFNANNLGSAEKQLEEALALGADINLVLPLLGNILMLQGKTNELLAFEERINEFSNPSLFEWKLLRGRIYLKNAQPELARNEFEQATKLMPNKPSAMNTLATLYLRQKEYVLAEQWIERSLQIAKNNERTWLLKGDLAASQNNLPLALEHYQTAYQLDPQDPKILRSLVMTHLKLNQTEQAKRYLKQIQEQTPNDPTAILIGATLFAGEDNTEMAERALADLSQKVSAAETEELTDANTLLFIQGASEFILENDEKAQQYLSQYLRQKPSDLGATRMLSKLYLRNNESYKLQLLLQDNFDYIIRDLGLSVQLVYLYIDAGRLRAAQQAFEQIRAYHSDSNYMVILDAELARASGESERALSLLEALPFTEDNAPIKWLQLKGELALELNKFDQASPVIESLIARNINNANAQNLIAAYYIKTEQAELALRYLDEVLATNPNNVGASFNKAVVLRAQGSTEEALQILDTLLAINKQHTPSHLLAARIHLEQKSYLEATEQLDKVLLYEQDNRQARELKLDTYMQTAQWSNALAEVEKLNREYILNERYLSAYAEILIRLERYEDADYPLGLLDSIWKEQPNKLIGLARMQAQAKQLANAKSSLLKSHQLAPENMSTLILLTKVELEQNDLEAAEKTVADLANKFGESSQLFLLQGDIQMRKSQKEQAQQSYSKAVELNAFNREAVVRLYQLAKQGIADDAFHQQMEGLVTTAAELAWHKRILADSYLHHKQLVKAQQHYEDLLALPALTQDPGILNNLANIYSGQDLDKAYQTVAQVVEQGAKNAAILDTIGWIEVQRGNVDQGLVYLREAYTMNASDAAIRYHLAVALSKLGRKVEAKAEAEAAVELDQQFSEYEDAKVLLESLG; encoded by the coding sequence TTGATAATTAACAAATTTTTAGTAGCTCTGTGTTTACTGTGTGTAACGAATCTTAGCTTCGCAGATCAGCAGGCTAACGAGTACGAACTCGCCGTTAAAGCCTTTTATAGTGGAGAAGAGAATGAAGCCTTCATCCATTTAAAAAATGCACTAAAAGCTAATCCTGAACACCTTTCCTCAAAGCTACTGCTTGCCAAAGTATACTTTAACGCAAATAACTTAGGTTCTGCTGAGAAACAGTTAGAAGAAGCCCTAGCTTTAGGGGCCGACATTAATTTGGTGTTGCCATTGCTTGGCAATATTTTAATGTTGCAGGGAAAAACCAACGAACTGCTTGCGTTTGAAGAACGAATTAATGAGTTCTCTAACCCGAGTTTATTTGAGTGGAAGCTATTGCGTGGTCGAATTTATTTGAAGAATGCTCAACCAGAATTAGCACGCAATGAATTTGAGCAAGCCACTAAACTTATGCCGAACAAGCCAAGTGCGATGAATACCTTGGCAACCTTATATTTAAGACAAAAAGAATACGTACTTGCAGAACAATGGATAGAGCGCTCATTACAAATAGCCAAAAATAATGAGAGAACATGGTTGCTGAAAGGGGACTTGGCAGCGAGTCAGAACAACTTACCCCTCGCCTTGGAACATTATCAAACGGCTTATCAACTTGATCCTCAAGACCCAAAAATCTTGCGAAGCTTAGTGATGACTCACCTTAAGCTTAATCAGACTGAGCAAGCTAAACGCTATTTAAAGCAGATCCAAGAACAAACACCCAATGATCCCACGGCGATACTGATTGGTGCTACTTTGTTTGCCGGTGAAGATAATACCGAAATGGCCGAGCGAGCCTTAGCGGATTTATCTCAAAAAGTTTCTGCTGCAGAAACTGAGGAGCTAACAGACGCAAACACCTTGCTATTTATTCAGGGCGCGTCGGAATTTATTCTAGAAAACGACGAAAAAGCCCAGCAGTACCTCAGTCAGTACTTGCGTCAAAAGCCCAGTGATCTTGGGGCTACCCGAATGCTGTCTAAGCTTTATCTTCGTAACAATGAGTCCTACAAGCTGCAGTTACTTCTGCAAGATAACTTCGATTACATCATTCGCGACTTAGGCTTGTCGGTTCAACTCGTGTATTTGTACATTGATGCTGGTAGGTTACGCGCGGCTCAACAAGCCTTTGAGCAAATTAGAGCCTACCATAGCGACTCAAATTACATGGTGATTTTGGATGCTGAATTGGCTCGGGCAAGTGGTGAATCCGAGCGGGCCTTAAGTTTGTTGGAAGCGCTTCCTTTTACCGAGGATAACGCGCCAATAAAGTGGTTACAGTTGAAAGGTGAGTTGGCTTTAGAACTGAACAAGTTTGACCAAGCTAGCCCGGTAATTGAGAGTTTAATTGCCAGAAACATAAACAATGCTAATGCGCAAAATTTGATTGCTGCTTATTACATTAAAACTGAACAAGCAGAATTGGCACTGCGTTATCTTGATGAAGTGTTAGCAACCAACCCCAATAATGTAGGCGCTAGCTTTAACAAAGCGGTGGTCTTGAGAGCCCAGGGCAGCACTGAAGAAGCACTACAAATCTTAGACACCTTGTTAGCAATAAACAAACAGCACACGCCAAGTCACCTTTTGGCTGCTCGCATTCACCTTGAGCAAAAAAGCTATCTAGAAGCGACTGAACAGCTTGATAAAGTTTTGCTATACGAACAAGACAATCGCCAGGCACGCGAGCTAAAACTTGATACGTATATGCAAACAGCACAATGGTCGAATGCCTTAGCCGAAGTTGAGAAGCTAAATCGAGAGTATATTTTGAATGAGCGTTACTTAAGTGCTTATGCAGAAATTCTTATTCGATTAGAGCGATATGAAGACGCAGACTACCCCTTAGGTTTATTAGACAGTATTTGGAAAGAGCAGCCAAATAAGTTAATAGGCTTAGCCAGAATGCAGGCCCAGGCCAAGCAGTTAGCAAATGCCAAGAGTTCTTTATTAAAGTCTCACCAGTTGGCACCAGAAAATATGTCAACGTTGATCCTATTAACTAAAGTAGAACTGGAACAAAACGACTTGGAAGCTGCAGAAAAGACGGTGGCGGATTTAGCCAACAAATTTGGTGAAAGTAGCCAGTTGTTTCTCTTGCAAGGCGATATTCAAATGCGCAAGAGCCAAAAGGAACAAGCGCAGCAAAGTTACAGTAAAGCTGTAGAGTTGAATGCGTTTAATCGAGAGGCGGTAGTGCGTTTGTATCAACTGGCTAAGCAAGGCATTGCCGATGATGCTTTTCATCAACAAATGGAAGGTTTAGTTACTACTGCTGCAGAGTTGGCTTGGCATAAACGTATTTTAGCCGATAGCTATTTGCACCATAAGCAGCTTGTTAAAGCTCAACAACACTATGAAGACCTGCTCGCCTTGCCAGCATTAACGCAAGATCCGGGGATTTTGAATAACTTGGCAAATATCTACTCTGGCCAAGACTTAGATAAAGCTTATCAAACCGTTGCACAGGTAGTAGAGCAAGGCGCTAAAAACGCCGCTATTTTAGACACTATTGGCTGGATTGAAGTACAGCGCGGCAATGTTGACCAAGGTTTAGTTTACTTGCGAGAAGCCTACACAATGAACGCATCGGATGCTGCGATTCGTTATCATTTGGCTGTTGCTCTTAGTAAGTTGGGGCGTAAGGTCGAGGCTAAAGCGGAAGCAGAAGCAGCGGTGGAGTTGGATCAGCAATTCTCTGAGTATGAAGACGCTAAAGTATTATTGGAGAGCTTAGGCTAA
- the xdp1 gene encoding exosortase-dependent surface protein XDP1: MFKQILLVASCAVSLSAFGSTQTWDFSTFTESGSGNGNTFSGNGLTLSGWSNTDGGAQNIESGELDYANGYGLTLQNRDEGGSSPDHAIDSYNNRDWKKDYDMVLLSFDEAVNLAGFSLGWAKEGRNREADVTVLAYSGNDTPTLAGSNWGDVASAWSTEAQVDDANSYAYQAISSSASSKYWLIGAYNPIFGDMGFSTANDAFKLAGVKANSPQVPVTSVPEPGTVLMFAAGLLGIALRSRKRQA; this comes from the coding sequence GTGTTTAAACAAATTTTATTAGTAGCAAGTTGCGCGGTTTCGTTGTCTGCTTTTGGCTCTACTCAGACTTGGGACTTTAGCACATTTACCGAAAGCGGAAGCGGTAATGGGAATACCTTCAGTGGTAACGGTCTTACTCTTTCAGGGTGGTCTAATACCGACGGTGGTGCTCAGAATATCGAAAGTGGCGAGCTAGATTATGCAAACGGTTATGGTTTGACATTACAAAACCGTGATGAAGGTGGAAGCTCTCCAGACCATGCAATCGACAGCTACAACAATCGTGACTGGAAGAAAGATTATGACATGGTTTTACTTAGCTTCGATGAAGCAGTAAACCTTGCTGGTTTCTCGTTGGGCTGGGCTAAAGAGGGGCGTAACCGTGAGGCTGATGTAACTGTATTAGCATACTCTGGTAACGATACTCCTACTTTAGCGGGTAGTAACTGGGGAGACGTGGCAAGTGCTTGGTCAACTGAAGCTCAGGTTGATGATGCTAACTCATACGCATATCAAGCAATCAGCTCTAGTGCTTCTTCTAAGTATTGGTTAATTGGTGCATATAACCCAATTTTTGGAGATATGGGTTTCTCAACCGCTAACGATGCATTTAAGTTGGCTGGTGTTAAAGCGAACAGCCCTCAAGTACCTGTAACCAGCGTACCAGAACCAGGCACAGTATTAATGTTTGCTGCTGGTTTACTTGGCATCGCATTACGTAGCAGAAAGCGCCAAGCTTAA
- a CDS encoding ferredoxin--NADP reductase, whose product MWTEGKVIQRIDWNDELFSLRIKAEIDPFVAGQFIKLSEMRDNKRIARAYSLVNPPSTDYIEILAIKVEDGLLSPNLHLLQAGDSIEVSTAAAGFMVLDEVPPAKHLWLIGTGTGIGPFFSILETPEPWERFEKIVLVYGVRKAKDIAYQELIDKYLNEQADKFVFQAMVTREDCAGALRARIPAALEMDQLENSVGLSLNAQDSQVIMCGNPQMITDAQSILENKGLKKNLRRKPGQVTVERYW is encoded by the coding sequence ATGTGGACTGAAGGTAAAGTTATTCAACGCATTGATTGGAACGATGAACTGTTTTCCTTACGCATTAAAGCAGAGATAGACCCTTTTGTTGCAGGGCAGTTTATCAAGTTGTCTGAAATGCGAGACAACAAACGTATTGCTCGTGCTTACTCGCTGGTTAACCCTCCCAGCACCGACTACATAGAAATACTGGCTATTAAGGTGGAAGATGGGCTGTTGTCACCCAATTTACACTTATTGCAAGCTGGCGATAGTATTGAAGTTTCAACTGCGGCAGCAGGGTTTATGGTATTAGACGAAGTCCCTCCCGCTAAGCACCTTTGGTTAATCGGAACGGGTACTGGAATAGGCCCATTTTTCTCAATATTAGAAACGCCAGAGCCTTGGGAGCGCTTCGAGAAAATTGTGCTGGTTTACGGCGTACGAAAAGCTAAGGACATTGCTTATCAAGAACTGATCGATAAATACTTAAATGAGCAAGCGGATAAATTTGTCTTTCAAGCCATGGTAACCAGAGAAGATTGCGCCGGCGCACTACGGGCTAGGATCCCAGCAGCACTGGAAATGGATCAGCTGGAGAATTCAGTAGGGCTTAGTCTTAACGCTCAAGACTCTCAGGTGATCATGTGTGGCAATCCGCAAATGATCACTGATGCTCAAAGCATACTTGAGAATAAAGGCTTAAAGAAAAACCTTCGGAGAAAGCCAGGACAAGTAACGGTAGAACGTTATTGGTAG
- a CDS encoding lipocalin family protein, whose amino-acid sequence MQKVLIIIAMLALSACSSKPEGIEPVQNFNLDKYLGTWYEIARLDHSFERGMSHVTATYTLRDDGKVSVLNKGFSEQDHQWFEAEGVAQFVSEPDVAHLKVSFFRPFYGAYVVFALDEKDYQYALVAGPNRDYLWLLARSPELSHAIRTDLVHQAKALGFDTRELIFVEHHSDVITSKE is encoded by the coding sequence ATGCAAAAAGTGTTAATCATCATTGCTATGCTAGCATTGAGTGCTTGCAGTTCTAAGCCTGAAGGTATTGAACCTGTTCAGAATTTCAATCTAGATAAGTACTTAGGCACTTGGTACGAAATCGCCCGCTTGGATCATTCATTTGAGCGCGGCATGAGCCACGTTACTGCGACTTATACCCTGCGTGATGACGGTAAGGTATCTGTTCTTAATAAAGGCTTTTCCGAGCAAGACCACCAATGGTTTGAAGCAGAAGGCGTAGCACAGTTTGTTAGTGAGCCTGATGTTGCACACTTGAAAGTGTCATTCTTTAGGCCATTTTACGGCGCTTACGTGGTGTTTGCTTTAGATGAAAAAGACTATCAATATGCTCTAGTTGCAGGGCCAAACCGAGACTATTTGTGGTTGTTGGCCAGAAGCCCCGAGCTATCGCACGCCATTCGTACCGATTTGGTACATCAAGCTAAAGCGCTTGGCTTTGACACCAGAGAGTTAATTTTTGTTGAGCACCATAGTGATGTGATAACGTCAAAAGAGTAA
- a CDS encoding sulfite exporter TauE/SafE family protein, whose protein sequence is MDFTIYHGVLLLTVGLFAGVINTLAGGGSNLTLPALMVMGMPAEVANATNRVGIFLQCLTGVLGFKKHGKLDTDDVAPILWPTLVGGLVGAVAASYAPSWIIKYLLLGAMLAMAALMLIKPSVVAPEAGTEARKMKDTPSAKWSLAVAGFYGGFVQAGVGFILVAALAGSLRYDLVRANALKLVCTIAFTSVALVVFIARDQVLWLPGLILAIGYIVGAHYAVKFAIKAAANTLKWFLFVMTLVGCVAALWF, encoded by the coding sequence ATGGATTTCACAATTTATCATGGAGTGTTGTTACTCACAGTAGGATTATTTGCTGGAGTTATCAATACCTTGGCGGGAGGGGGATCGAATCTAACACTTCCTGCGTTAATGGTAATGGGGATGCCTGCAGAGGTTGCAAACGCAACCAATAGGGTGGGTATTTTTTTGCAGTGTTTAACCGGGGTACTTGGCTTTAAAAAACACGGTAAATTGGACACTGATGACGTAGCCCCAATTTTATGGCCAACCTTGGTGGGTGGTTTGGTTGGCGCAGTAGCGGCCTCCTATGCTCCTTCATGGATCATTAAATATTTGTTGCTTGGCGCCATGCTGGCGATGGCGGCATTAATGCTGATTAAACCTAGTGTTGTTGCTCCCGAGGCAGGAACTGAAGCGCGTAAGATGAAAGATACTCCCTCAGCTAAATGGAGCTTGGCCGTCGCAGGTTTTTACGGCGGTTTTGTACAAGCTGGGGTCGGGTTTATTTTGGTTGCCGCGTTGGCTGGGAGTTTGCGCTACGATTTAGTTAGGGCTAACGCGCTGAAATTAGTATGTACCATTGCTTTTACTAGTGTGGCCTTGGTGGTCTTTATCGCCCGTGACCAAGTGTTATGGCTACCGGGTTTAATATTAGCTATTGGTTATATTGTTGGCGCGCACTACGCGGTTAAATTTGCCATAAAAGCTGCTGCTAATACGCTTAAATGGTTTTTGTTTGTGATGACCTTAGTAGGTTGCGTGGCCGCATTGTGGTTTTAG
- the lhgO gene encoding L-2-hydroxyglutarate oxidase — protein MNYDYSIIGGGIVGLASALELIKRKPSAKIVLLEKESSLAFHQTGHNSGVIHAGVYYQPGSLKAEFCKQGLLDTISFCQQHDIPYLQCGKLLVATNHQELSDMQALATRCELNGIKVKPLNAKQLQEIEPNIVGLGALQVKDTGIVSYPQICQKLAELFQQAGGEILLSHQVTGLSEQTDKVLIDTQHGQISSQYLIACGGLMADRLCNMLKLDIDFQIVPYRGEYYQLQPRHNQLIKHLIYPIPNPDLPFLGVHLTKMIDGSVTVGPNAVQGWSREGYNKGSFNLVDTREMLGFKGFWKVAKQHFRSGFSETKDSMFKSGYLQRVRKYCPSLNIHDLRPYPAGIRAQAVLTDGTLVHDFLFASSPRSLHVCNAPSPAATSAFPISRYICDKLEQDLSPSK, from the coding sequence GTGAACTACGATTACAGCATTATTGGTGGAGGCATCGTAGGCCTTGCCAGCGCTTTAGAATTGATCAAGCGAAAACCTAGCGCCAAAATAGTGCTACTAGAAAAAGAATCTTCACTCGCCTTTCATCAAACAGGCCATAACAGCGGCGTGATTCATGCTGGCGTTTACTACCAGCCAGGCAGCCTAAAAGCCGAATTCTGTAAGCAGGGTTTATTAGACACCATCAGCTTTTGCCAACAGCACGACATTCCCTACTTGCAATGCGGCAAACTACTCGTGGCCACTAATCACCAAGAGTTGAGTGATATGCAGGCGCTCGCCACACGCTGTGAGCTAAATGGCATTAAGGTAAAACCGCTTAACGCCAAACAACTGCAGGAAATAGAACCTAACATCGTTGGCTTAGGTGCTTTGCAAGTAAAAGACACCGGCATCGTTAGTTATCCTCAAATCTGCCAAAAACTGGCTGAGTTATTTCAACAAGCGGGCGGCGAAATTTTGCTGTCTCACCAAGTAACAGGATTGAGCGAACAAACCGATAAGGTATTGATTGATACGCAGCATGGTCAAATTAGTAGCCAATACCTTATTGCCTGCGGAGGGCTGATGGCCGACCGCCTATGCAACATGCTTAAGCTAGATATCGATTTTCAAATTGTTCCTTATCGAGGCGAATACTATCAATTACAGCCTCGTCATAACCAGCTGATTAAACACCTTATTTACCCCATCCCCAATCCCGATTTGCCATTTTTAGGAGTTCATCTTACCAAGATGATAGATGGCAGCGTCACCGTAGGGCCCAACGCCGTACAAGGTTGGTCAAGAGAGGGTTACAACAAGGGTTCTTTTAACCTTGTCGATACCAGAGAAATGCTCGGTTTCAAGGGGTTTTGGAAAGTGGCTAAACAACATTTTCGTAGCGGCTTCAGCGAAACTAAAGACTCCATGTTTAAATCAGGTTATCTGCAGCGGGTAAGAAAATACTGCCCTAGTTTAAACATTCACGATCTGCGCCCTTACCCTGCAGGCATTCGGGCTCAAGCAGTGTTAACAGATGGAACCTTGGTTCACGACTTTTTATTTGCAAGCAGCCCGCGTAGCTTGCACGTATGTAATGCGCCCTCGCCCGCAGCTACTTCTGCCTTCCCAATTAGTAGATATATTTGCGATAAGCTAGAGCAAGATTTAAGTCCATCAAAGTAA
- a CDS encoding peroxiredoxin produces MIELGQVIPDTPLAELNQQGMQNHTSHELFAGKKVVLFAVPGAFTPTCSEAHLPGYVVLADEIKAKGVDLIACVSVNDAFVMQAWGEAQNAENILMLGDGDASFTKALGLEMDTASFGGVRSRRYAMIIDNLTVTQLNVEPPKSFEVSKAEHVLSQL; encoded by the coding sequence ATGATAGAACTAGGGCAAGTTATTCCAGACACCCCATTAGCCGAACTTAATCAACAAGGTATGCAGAATCACACCAGCCATGAGCTGTTTGCGGGCAAAAAGGTGGTGCTATTTGCGGTACCCGGTGCATTTACCCCCACTTGTTCTGAAGCCCACCTCCCCGGATACGTCGTGTTGGCTGACGAAATAAAAGCCAAAGGCGTAGATCTTATTGCCTGTGTTTCAGTGAATGATGCCTTTGTTATGCAAGCATGGGGCGAAGCGCAAAACGCAGAAAATATACTGATGTTGGGCGATGGCGATGCCAGTTTTACTAAAGCACTTGGTTTAGAAATGGACACCGCCAGTTTTGGCGGGGTACGTTCGCGGCGCTACGCAATGATAATTGATAACTTAACGGTCACTCAGCTAAATGTAGAACCGCCTAAATCCTTTGAGGTGAGCAAGGCCGAACATGTTCTTAGTCAACTATAA
- a CDS encoding S1/P1 nuclease, translating into MKGHQLIAYIAQQQLDPQSQKHIEQILDGKSMVVLATWADYARKQKAWEHTGPWHYINIPKGLSLEQSQRNPKGDVLSQLEYFEQQLKQPNISKLERQQALKFYIHFVGDIHQPLHVGYANDRGGNKVSVSWYGENSNLHRVWDSQLLDSNKLSLGKYAEQLQRQYPSNDPLFHYEEWLNQSRDLLSAVYQVGDKNLSDNYANQHLPTLELQIVRAGKRLADKLNHIFNNKR; encoded by the coding sequence ATGAAAGGGCATCAACTAATCGCTTATATTGCCCAGCAACAACTCGACCCGCAAAGCCAAAAACACATAGAGCAAATACTTGATGGCAAAAGCATGGTGGTACTTGCAACATGGGCAGACTATGCGAGAAAACAAAAAGCTTGGGAGCACACAGGCCCTTGGCACTACATTAATATTCCCAAAGGGCTGTCACTTGAGCAAAGCCAGCGAAACCCCAAAGGAGATGTACTCAGCCAACTGGAGTATTTTGAACAGCAGCTCAAGCAGCCGAATATCAGTAAGTTAGAGCGCCAACAAGCCCTAAAGTTTTATATTCACTTTGTGGGTGATATTCATCAACCTTTACATGTAGGTTACGCAAACGATCGGGGCGGTAATAAGGTCTCAGTTAGTTGGTATGGGGAAAACTCAAATCTACATCGGGTGTGGGATAGCCAACTACTTGATAGTAACAAGCTGTCATTGGGCAAATATGCCGAGCAACTTCAGCGCCAATATCCTAGCAACGACCCGCTTTTTCACTATGAAGAATGGCTAAATCAAAGCCGTGATCTATTGTCGGCTGTTTATCAAGTTGGCGATAAAAACTTATCCGATAACTACGCAAACCAACATCTCCCCACTTTAGAGCTACAAATTGTTCGTGCCGGCAAGCGCTTAGCCGACAAGCTAAATCATATATTTAATAACAAGCGATAG
- a CDS encoding YbgA family protein, translating into MNKFSSDKISVGISSCLLGEEVRYDGGHKQSRFCRIELAKYFDFEPTCPEMAIGMGTPRKTIRLVQQEDVISIQASDGSFDVTEKMQQYAKRRLPQLSHHSGYIVCAKSPSCGMERVSVYSPAKNNATKDGVGIFTAELMKAYPLLPVEEDGRLNDPVLRENFVNRVFAYHQWKTLEHEGFTVAKVQDFHVKYKYLLMAHHPAKYRELGPLLANISSNQDLEGFANYIKGFMEILKHNCSRKNHCNVLQHLQGYFKREITAQQREELAERIHQYREGLLPLLVPISLIQHYLREHPNHYVAKQAYLTPHPNELKLRYSL; encoded by the coding sequence ATGAATAAATTTTCTAGCGACAAAATTTCTGTAGGTATTAGTAGCTGCTTGTTGGGTGAAGAAGTGCGCTACGATGGCGGACACAAACAATCGCGCTTTTGTCGCATCGAATTAGCCAAGTATTTTGATTTTGAACCCACTTGCCCTGAAATGGCTATAGGCATGGGCACCCCAAGAAAAACCATTCGTTTAGTTCAGCAAGAAGACGTGATTAGCATCCAAGCCAGTGACGGCAGCTTCGATGTTACCGAAAAAATGCAACAGTACGCTAAGCGTCGTTTACCTCAGTTAAGTCATCATAGCGGTTACATCGTATGTGCAAAGTCTCCTAGCTGCGGTATGGAACGAGTCAGCGTTTATTCACCGGCTAAAAACAATGCCACTAAAGACGGTGTTGGTATATTTACCGCCGAATTAATGAAAGCTTATCCCTTATTGCCAGTAGAAGAAGACGGCCGTTTAAATGACCCGGTACTGCGCGAAAACTTTGTTAACCGAGTATTTGCTTATCACCAGTGGAAAACTCTAGAGCACGAAGGTTTTACCGTGGCTAAAGTACAAGATTTTCATGTTAAATATAAATACTTATTGATGGCGCATCACCCTGCAAAATATCGCGAACTGGGTCCATTATTAGCCAACATTAGCAGCAATCAAGACCTAGAGGGTTTCGCTAACTACATCAAAGGTTTTATGGAAATTTTGAAACATAACTGTAGCCGTAAAAATCACTGTAATGTATTGCAACACTTGCAGGGCTACTTTAAGCGAGAAATCACCGCTCAACAGCGTGAAGAATTGGCCGAACGTATTCATCAATATCGAGAAGGTTTATTGCCCTTGTTAGTGCCCATTAGCCTTATACAGCACTACTTACGAGAGCACCCTAACCACTATGTGGCTAAACAAGCTTATTTAACGCCGCATCCCAACGAGCTAAAGCTACGTTACAGTTTGTAA
- a CDS encoding DUF4382 domain-containing protein, with the protein MNNIFKLSLIASLTLGLTACGSDDSDSQPTTALVSFSIADAPVDSAQEVNVSYASLTLQRTDQDDIELPIEDENGDPISINLLDYQNGDSLLVLSDAELPVGEYSELIINTYECPQNQNGDTQYCNVVEDSNAVLPLKTPSNKLRLGGFTVTTEGTQAYTIDFNLRKSLVSTAGGASYNLKPHGVTIIDNTTVGNVSGTVDPNLLSAGECVADTGNVVYLYTSPIAEESVLGDEFDPEIDTEVPANVVQPYASKMVQLDSETGEYSYSFAHLPAADYLLAFSCSAVNDDPELYDEILIADPSEQQATISVVSGETTEYNFVENIE; encoded by the coding sequence ATGAATAATATATTTAAGTTATCACTTATTGCTTCGTTAACCCTTGGACTTACCGCCTGTGGTAGCGATGACTCCGACAGCCAGCCCACTACAGCATTGGTCTCCTTTTCCATCGCAGACGCACCTGTCGATAGCGCCCAAGAAGTAAATGTAAGTTACGCTTCGTTAACCTTACAGCGTACAGACCAAGATGATATCGAATTACCCATTGAAGATGAAAATGGCGATCCGATAAGCATTAACCTACTTGATTACCAAAATGGTGACAGCCTGTTAGTGCTAAGCGATGCAGAATTACCAGTTGGTGAATACAGTGAGCTAATCATAAATACTTATGAGTGCCCACAAAATCAAAATGGTGATACTCAATACTGTAACGTTGTAGAAGATTCGAATGCGGTACTACCGTTAAAAACGCCAAGTAATAAACTTCGTTTAGGTGGCTTTACAGTAACTACAGAGGGAACTCAGGCCTATACTATCGACTTTAACTTGAGAAAATCGTTAGTGAGCACCGCTGGCGGTGCTAGCTACAACTTAAAACCTCATGGCGTAACTATTATTGACAATACCACGGTTGGCAATGTCTCGGGCACTGTAGACCCAAACCTTCTCTCTGCAGGTGAATGTGTCGCTGACACAGGGAATGTTGTTTACCTTTACACCAGCCCTATTGCTGAAGAGTCTGTACTTGGTGATGAGTTTGATCCAGAAATAGACACCGAGGTTCCCGCGAATGTGGTTCAGCCTTACGCTTCGAAAATGGTTCAACTAGATAGTGAAACAGGTGAATACTCCTACAGTTTTGCTCACTTACCTGCTGCGGATTATTTACTAGCGTTTAGCTGTAGTGCTGTTAATGACGATCCAGAACTTTATGACGAAATATTGATTGCAGACCCAAGTGAACAGCAAGCCACCATTTCAGTAGTATCAGGCGAAACAACAGAGTATAACTTTGTAGAAAACATCGAATAG